A single window of Flagellimonas maritima DNA harbors:
- a CDS encoding cryptochrome/photolyase family protein: MDKEVSVFWFRRDLRLDDNVGFLEALKGDFPVLPIFIFDSEILDKLPQDDARVTFLHETLQKMRNELQDQYNSSIAIYHGDPETVFKKLINDFTIKTVFTNHDHEPYAKERDEQIKKLLSKKDIEFKTYKDQVIFEKDEVVKDDGDPYVVYTPYKNKWKSIFKEDNLKIHYTSQYMDNLIEHSRLPNLSLSDIGFKTSSIKVPDYTVTPTLIENYEDTRNFPAKENGTSRLGPHLRFGTVSIRKMIKKAIAEKNEVFWSELIWREFFMQILWHFPHTQEEAFRPKYDRIEWRNNENEFEKWKNGETGYALVDAGMRELNKTGYMHNRVRMLVASFLCKHLLIDWRWGEAYFAEKLLDYEMSSNVGNWQWAAGSGVDAAPYFRIFNPMTQVDKFDKQKEYINKWVPDLQEMTYPDKMVDHKEARERCLKVYKEAVG, translated from the coding sequence ATGGATAAAGAAGTTTCAGTTTTTTGGTTTAGAAGGGATTTACGGCTAGATGACAATGTCGGCTTTCTTGAAGCCTTGAAAGGAGATTTCCCTGTTCTTCCAATTTTTATTTTTGATTCGGAAATTCTGGACAAACTTCCCCAGGATGATGCCAGGGTCACATTTTTGCATGAAACACTTCAAAAAATGAGAAACGAGCTTCAAGACCAATACAACAGTTCCATAGCGATATACCATGGAGACCCAGAAACTGTTTTTAAGAAATTAATAAATGATTTTACAATTAAAACAGTATTTACAAACCATGATCACGAGCCCTATGCCAAAGAACGCGATGAACAAATAAAAAAGCTGCTTTCCAAGAAGGACATCGAATTCAAAACTTATAAAGATCAAGTAATTTTTGAAAAAGATGAAGTTGTTAAAGACGATGGAGATCCCTATGTTGTTTACACCCCTTATAAAAATAAATGGAAGTCAATCTTTAAAGAGGATAACCTAAAAATCCACTATACAAGCCAGTATATGGATAATTTGATAGAACATTCGCGCTTGCCCAATCTTTCACTTTCGGATATTGGTTTTAAGACTTCTTCGATCAAAGTTCCCGACTATACCGTTACCCCTACCCTTATTGAAAACTATGAGGATACCAGAAATTTTCCCGCAAAAGAAAACGGTACTTCAAGATTGGGGCCACATTTGCGCTTTGGAACGGTTTCTATCCGCAAAATGATTAAAAAAGCAATTGCGGAAAAAAATGAGGTCTTTTGGAGCGAACTTATATGGCGTGAATTTTTTATGCAGATTCTTTGGCATTTTCCACATACGCAGGAAGAGGCATTTAGACCAAAATATGATCGTATTGAGTGGCGTAACAATGAGAATGAGTTTGAAAAATGGAAGAATGGTGAAACAGGCTATGCGTTGGTCGATGCAGGTATGCGGGAATTAAACAAGACCGGATATATGCACAACAGAGTACGAATGCTCGTAGCAAGTTTTTTGTGCAAGCACTTATTAATAGATTGGCGCTGGGGCGAGGCCTATTTTGCCGAGAAGTTGTTGGATTACGAAATGAGTTCCAATGTAGGCAACTGGCAATGGGCAGCAGGTAGCGGTGTGGATGCTGCTCCCTATTTTAGAATATTCAACCCAATGACCCAAGTAGATAAATTTGATAAACAGAAGGAGTATATCAACAAATGGGTGCCTGATTTACAGGAAATGACATACCCTGATAAAATGGTAGACCATAAAGAGGCAAGGGAACGCTGTTTGAAGGTTTATAAAGAAGCTGTAGGGTAA
- a CDS encoding SDR family NAD(P)-dependent oxidoreductase: MEKNILLIGGSHGIGFAMAERLQKANNVYIASRTNEEMGNINVTHIPFDVTTDTLDVSKLPNEIHGFAYCPGSINLKPFKMMSLETFQEDMQLNFFGLVNTVKNIIGRMADDSSMVFFSTVAVGTGMPFHTSVASAKGAIEGFAKSMAAEYAPKIRINVVAPSLVDTPLAKRLLSNDKKVEMMSQRHPLKRVGKPEDIANIALFLLGEESSWMTGQIVGVDGGMSTLNIS, from the coding sequence ATGGAAAAGAATATTCTTTTAATAGGAGGATCACATGGTATCGGTTTTGCAATGGCAGAACGGTTACAAAAAGCAAATAATGTGTATATAGCTTCACGTACCAACGAGGAAATGGGAAATATAAATGTGACCCATATTCCTTTTGACGTGACTACGGATACATTGGATGTCTCCAAACTCCCTAATGAAATACACGGGTTTGCCTACTGTCCCGGTAGCATAAACCTAAAACCTTTTAAAATGATGAGTTTGGAGACTTTTCAAGAAGATATGCAGCTGAATTTTTTTGGTCTGGTAAATACAGTAAAGAATATTATAGGAAGAATGGCAGATGACAGTAGCATGGTATTTTTTAGTACAGTTGCGGTTGGTACGGGTATGCCTTTCCATACTAGTGTAGCTTCCGCTAAAGGAGCTATTGAAGGTTTTGCAAAGTCCATGGCCGCAGAATATGCCCCAAAAATCAGAATAAATGTTGTAGCACCTTCATTGGTTGACACGCCATTGGCAAAACGTCTGCTCAGCAATGACAAAAAAGTAGAAATGATGTCGCAAAGACATCCACTAAAAAGAGTGGGGAAACCTGAAGATATAGCAAACATAGCTTTGTTTCTACTTGGGGAAGAAAGCTCATGGATGACAGGACAAATTGTAGGTGTGGATGGCGGAATGTCCACTTTAAATATTAGCTAA
- a CDS encoding PIG-L family deacetylase, with protein sequence MRNFWISLFAVVAFAPNSFAQKPSKPSSTEIHHNLQKLNFLGTALYIAAHPDDENTRLISYLSNHNKARTAYLSLTRGDGGQNLIGSELRELLGVLRTQELLAARRIDGGEQWFTRANDFGYSKHPKETLKIWDKDEVLGDVVWAIRNLKPDIIINRFDHRSPGSTHGHHTSSAMLSMEAFDLANDSNAYKKQLDLTSTWQPKRIFFNTSWWFYGSRENFEKADKSNLLKLDIGTFYPELGLSNNEIASMASSQHLCQGFGRLTTRGSEDEYVELLKGEFPSNGNLFDGIDTTWSRIKGGKAIGDILYKIEDNFDYSDPSKHIPELIKAYQLLQNIDDEHWKKLKSEELASIILDCAGMYLELNAESPSTTPGSIVNVNVEALNRSPRNILLKEIRIDGANVTITPNKILGNNNREDLKMEFSVPTSFKTSGPYWLNETGSLGMYSVKDQNMIGKAETPNAFNAYFILDFSGTEITFKKPVIHRYSKPDKGELYEPFVVLPSVTTKITEKVLIFSDENTKNVTVNIRAGKNDIKGKIELRHPMGWSVVPESIDFSILQKGQEQSVTFKVTPPSNDSEGKLLPIATVDGKTYTRELVEITYDHIPKQSVLLPSEAKAVRMNIRKTGEHIGYIMGAGDKVPESLEQIGYQVHMIDPSSVQKGELEKYDAIVVGIRAYNIVDDLKFKQPILFDYVENGGNLIVQYNTAGRWSKQFENIAPYGLTLSRNRVTDESAEVNIIANDHALVNFPNTINKGDFDGWVQERGLYFPKEWSPEFTPILSMSDEGESPTEGSLLVAPYGKGHYIYTGLSFFRELPAGVSGAYKLFANMLSIGKSEVKNESNVKG encoded by the coding sequence ATGCGAAACTTTTGGATCAGCTTATTTGCTGTAGTAGCCTTCGCTCCAAATTCTTTTGCACAAAAGCCAAGCAAACCATCATCTACAGAAATTCATCATAACCTACAAAAATTAAATTTTTTGGGAACAGCGCTTTACATTGCAGCACACCCAGATGACGAGAATACAAGATTGATTTCCTATTTATCCAACCATAATAAAGCACGCACCGCTTATCTATCGCTTACGCGAGGTGATGGGGGACAAAATCTTATTGGTTCTGAGCTGAGAGAACTTCTTGGTGTTCTAAGAACGCAAGAGCTATTGGCGGCCAGAAGAATAGATGGTGGGGAACAATGGTTTACCAGGGCCAATGATTTTGGGTATTCAAAGCATCCTAAGGAAACACTTAAAATATGGGATAAAGATGAAGTTTTGGGTGATGTAGTTTGGGCCATCAGAAATTTAAAACCAGATATCATCATAAATCGGTTTGATCATAGAAGTCCTGGTTCCACTCATGGTCATCATACCTCTTCTGCCATGTTAAGTATGGAAGCTTTTGATTTGGCTAACGATTCCAATGCCTACAAGAAACAGTTGGACTTAACTTCGACCTGGCAACCCAAAAGGATTTTCTTCAATACATCATGGTGGTTTTATGGAAGTAGGGAAAACTTTGAAAAGGCTGATAAATCAAACCTATTGAAATTGGATATCGGTACTTTCTATCCAGAATTGGGTCTTTCCAATAATGAGATAGCATCAATGGCGAGCAGTCAACACCTATGCCAGGGTTTTGGTAGATTGACCACTCGTGGTTCAGAGGATGAATATGTTGAGCTTTTAAAAGGTGAATTTCCTTCCAATGGCAACCTTTTCGATGGCATTGATACGACTTGGTCAAGAATAAAGGGAGGTAAGGCAATTGGTGATATTTTATATAAAATAGAAGATAACTTTGATTATTCCGACCCTTCAAAACACATTCCCGAACTAATAAAAGCTTATCAATTATTACAAAATATTGATGACGAGCACTGGAAGAAACTAAAATCCGAAGAATTGGCGTCCATCATTCTAGACTGTGCAGGAATGTATTTGGAACTAAATGCGGAATCACCTTCAACAACTCCTGGAAGCATTGTTAATGTGAACGTAGAGGCATTGAACAGAAGCCCCCGGAATATCCTTCTCAAAGAAATAAGAATTGATGGGGCAAATGTAACTATTACCCCAAATAAAATTCTTGGAAATAATAACAGGGAAGACTTAAAAATGGAATTTTCTGTTCCAACTTCCTTTAAAACTTCAGGACCATATTGGCTAAACGAAACAGGTAGCTTGGGAATGTACAGTGTAAAAGACCAAAACATGATTGGTAAAGCTGAAACACCAAATGCATTCAATGCATATTTTATTCTTGATTTTAGCGGCACCGAGATTACATTTAAAAAGCCAGTTATCCACCGCTATTCAAAACCGGACAAAGGTGAACTCTACGAACCCTTTGTTGTTTTACCATCGGTCACTACGAAGATTACAGAAAAAGTCTTGATTTTTTCTGATGAAAACACCAAAAATGTAACTGTAAACATTAGGGCGGGCAAAAACGACATTAAAGGTAAAATAGAACTAAGACACCCAATGGGCTGGAGTGTAGTCCCAGAAAGCATTGACTTTTCAATTCTTCAAAAAGGACAGGAACAATCCGTTACATTTAAGGTTACTCCGCCTTCAAACGATAGTGAGGGTAAACTATTACCAATAGCAACTGTTGATGGTAAAACCTATACTCGTGAGCTTGTGGAGATTACTTATGATCACATTCCAAAACAATCGGTCTTATTGCCCTCTGAAGCCAAGGCAGTTCGTATGAACATTCGGAAAACCGGGGAACATATCGGTTACATTATGGGTGCAGGTGATAAAGTTCCAGAAAGTTTGGAACAAATAGGATATCAAGTCCACATGATTGATCCTAGTTCTGTTCAAAAAGGAGAACTGGAAAAATATGATGCCATTGTAGTCGGAATTAGGGCTTACAATATCGTGGACGACCTAAAATTTAAGCAACCTATTCTTTTTGACTATGTTGAAAATGGCGGAAATCTCATTGTACAATACAACACCGCCGGTAGATGGAGCAAGCAATTTGAAAATATAGCTCCGTATGGTCTGACCCTATCAAGAAATAGAGTAACTGATGAATCGGCAGAAGTAAATATCATCGCGAATGATCACGCCTTGGTAAATTTCCCAAATACCATCAACAAAGGTGATTTTGATGGATGGGTCCAAGAACGAGGATTATATTTTCCAAAAGAATGGAGTCCGGAATTTACACCTATATTATCCATGAGCGACGAAGGTGAAAGTCCCACAGAAGGTAGCCTTCTGGTCGCGCCATATGGAAAAGGACACTATATTTACACGGGTTTGAGTTTTTTCAGGGAACTGCCCGCTGGAGTATCAGGTGCCTATAAACTTTTTGCCAATATGCTTTCCATAGGTAAGAGTGAAGTTAAAAATGAAAGTAATGTCAAAGGATAA
- a CDS encoding KdsC family phosphatase yields MKKNYKELLSAINTFVFDVDGVFTDGSILVTSKGEMLRKMNVKDGYALKTALQKGYNVCIISGGTNEGVKERLKGLGVTDIYLGAHHKQEPLEEYLDIYNIDPVNVLYMGDDLPDIPPMKMVALATSPQNAVAEVKAISDYVSHKNGGEGCVRDIIEQVLKVRGDWNDNYSAKND; encoded by the coding sequence ATGAAAAAAAATTATAAAGAATTATTAAGTGCTATCAACACCTTTGTTTTTGATGTGGACGGGGTTTTTACGGACGGTTCCATATTGGTGACCAGTAAAGGTGAAATGCTCAGGAAAATGAACGTTAAGGATGGTTACGCCCTAAAAACCGCTTTGCAAAAAGGCTACAATGTCTGTATAATCTCCGGTGGCACAAATGAAGGTGTCAAAGAACGGTTAAAAGGTTTGGGAGTTACGGATATCTACTTGGGTGCACATCATAAACAGGAACCTTTAGAGGAGTACTTGGATATTTATAATATTGACCCCGTGAATGTTCTTTACATGGGTGATGACCTACCTGACATCCCTCCCATGAAAATGGTTGCTTTGGCAACTTCTCCACAAAATGCGGTAGCTGAAGTAAAAGCTATTTCAGATTACGTATCCCACAAAAATGGTGGTGAAGGGTGTGTCCGGGATATTATTGAACAAGTTCTAAAAGTAAGAGGGGACTGGAACGATAATTATAGCGCAAAGAATGATTAA
- a CDS encoding septum formation inhibitor Maf: MKRVFQIKIYAFTLFLVLLALASCVKKTDASNKELVLNNEETKEKTALPKKQLSEDFKTYWYAGDAEITSYTLEQARYGEIRNGNSVLIYVTEPFLAGKQVKADRSNPDNIPVLKLNATKNYLTGIYPYSVMGSTFYPVYDNQHAIKTSLSIQEWCGHVYSQINNRDTFEFTSHSYFEGEADQNLTLDKNMMENEIWTKIRINPNDLPIGKLKMIPSLEFIRLRHKEIKAYDANASLNSKDGITTYAINYPELKRTLNIDFSTDFPYTIEGWTEDFTSGFGPGAKQMTTKATKLKSLKTPYWGQNSNKDVILRDSLGL; this comes from the coding sequence ATGAAAAGAGTATTTCAAATTAAGATATATGCTTTTACGTTATTCTTAGTGTTATTGGCTCTAGCTTCTTGCGTAAAGAAAACTGATGCTTCCAATAAAGAGCTTGTCCTAAACAATGAAGAAACTAAAGAAAAAACAGCGCTTCCTAAAAAGCAACTTTCAGAAGATTTTAAAACATACTGGTATGCTGGCGATGCAGAGATCACTTCTTACACATTGGAGCAAGCAAGATATGGTGAAATAAGGAATGGGAATTCGGTTTTGATTTACGTTACAGAACCTTTTTTAGCGGGAAAGCAAGTAAAGGCCGATAGAAGTAACCCCGATAATATCCCCGTTTTAAAACTCAATGCCACTAAGAATTATTTGACCGGTATTTACCCCTATTCTGTAATGGGCAGCACTTTTTATCCGGTTTATGATAATCAACATGCCATAAAGACCAGTTTATCAATTCAGGAATGGTGTGGCCATGTGTACTCGCAAATCAACAACAGGGATACATTTGAGTTTACTTCCCACTCTTATTTTGAAGGAGAAGCCGACCAAAATTTGACTCTGGATAAAAATATGATGGAGAATGAAATTTGGACAAAAATCAGAATAAATCCGAACGATTTGCCGATAGGAAAATTGAAGATGATCCCCTCATTGGAATTTATTCGGCTTAGACATAAAGAAATTAAGGCCTATGATGCAAATGCATCATTAAATTCCAAAGACGGAATTACAACCTACGCTATCAACTATCCCGAACTAAAAAGAACACTCAATATAGATTTTTCTACTGACTTTCCATATACTATTGAGGGTTGGACAGAAGATTTTACAAGTGGGTTTGGTCCAGGTGCAAAACAAATGACAACAAAAGCTACAAAATTAAAATCTTTAAAAACTCCCTACTGGGGCCAAAATTCAAACAAGGATGTAATATTAAGAGATAGTTTAGGCCTTTAA
- a CDS encoding sodium:solute symporter translates to MGILDWIILGSALLFIVVFGVWKTRGSKNVNDYVRGGDDTKWWTIGLSVMATQASAITFLSTPGQAFHDGLGFVQFYFGLPLAMIFICLVFIPIYKRLKVFTAYEMLEGRFDLKTRTLTAILFLIQRGLAAGITIFAPSIILSAVLGWDLRTLNIIIGVLVIIYTVSGGTKAVSVTQKQQMFIIMVGMFFAFFFILGSLPTEVSFGDALKIAGANDKLKILDFSLDTNNRYTFWSGITGGFFLALAYFGTDQSQVQRYLSGKSVRESQLGLVFNGIFKIPMQFFILLVGAMVFVFYQYNSSPLNFNPAATKAVMESEYVEEYRALELEHQSLEKEKKMAQDAFSAALELKEYNAVEQAKQDIVKINQKERASRDTAKILINKADDSVETNDKDYVFIHFILNNLPTGLIGLLLAVILSAAMSSTASELNALGTITALDLYRRNLKRDMDEKHFVTVTKIFTLIWGIIAILIACVANLFDNLIQLVNIIGSIFYGNVLGIFLLAFFLKFIKGNAVFIAALITQVIVILGWYLDWMSYLWLNAFGCILVICLAILLQSFDSLSKKSELKT, encoded by the coding sequence ATGGGTATACTTGATTGGATTATTCTTGGTAGTGCACTGCTGTTTATCGTTGTTTTTGGTGTTTGGAAAACCCGTGGAAGCAAAAATGTAAATGACTATGTGCGTGGCGGAGATGATACCAAATGGTGGACCATTGGGCTTTCGGTAATGGCTACGCAGGCCAGCGCCATTACTTTTCTGTCCACACCAGGGCAAGCTTTCCATGATGGGCTGGGATTTGTTCAATTTTATTTTGGCCTGCCCTTGGCAATGATTTTTATATGTTTGGTATTTATTCCCATCTACAAGAGACTCAAAGTATTTACTGCATATGAAATGTTAGAGGGAAGGTTTGATTTAAAGACCCGTACCCTAACTGCCATCCTCTTTTTAATTCAAAGGGGGCTTGCGGCTGGTATCACAATTTTTGCCCCATCCATTATCCTATCTGCAGTATTGGGCTGGGATTTGAGAACCTTAAATATTATTATAGGTGTTTTGGTAATTATCTATACCGTATCCGGTGGAACAAAAGCAGTAAGTGTTACACAAAAACAACAAATGTTCATTATTATGGTGGGCATGTTCTTTGCCTTCTTTTTTATATTGGGGTCACTGCCCACAGAAGTTTCGTTTGGCGACGCATTGAAAATAGCGGGAGCGAACGATAAATTGAAGATTTTGGATTTCAGCCTTGATACCAATAACCGCTACACATTTTGGAGCGGTATAACGGGTGGATTCTTCTTGGCCCTTGCTTATTTTGGGACCGATCAAAGTCAAGTACAGCGTTATTTATCCGGTAAGTCCGTTAGGGAGAGTCAACTGGGATTGGTATTCAATGGTATTTTTAAGATTCCCATGCAATTTTTTATCCTATTGGTCGGTGCCATGGTTTTTGTTTTCTATCAGTACAATTCATCGCCATTGAATTTTAACCCTGCTGCAACAAAAGCTGTAATGGAATCTGAATATGTTGAAGAATATAGGGCACTTGAACTGGAACATCAATCTTTGGAAAAAGAGAAGAAAATGGCCCAAGATGCTTTTTCGGCAGCATTGGAACTAAAGGAGTACAATGCCGTGGAACAGGCAAAACAAGATATTGTCAAAATCAATCAGAAGGAAAGAGCCAGTAGGGATACTGCCAAAATATTGATAAATAAAGCTGATGATTCAGTTGAGACAAATGATAAAGATTATGTGTTCATCCATTTTATCTTAAACAATTTACCAACAGGTCTTATCGGGTTGCTGCTTGCGGTAATTTTATCTGCAGCAATGTCATCTACAGCTTCTGAATTAAACGCACTGGGAACCATAACTGCATTGGATTTATATCGGAGGAATCTCAAAAGAGATATGGACGAAAAACATTTTGTAACAGTTACAAAAATTTTCACGCTCATTTGGGGAATTATAGCTATACTAATTGCCTGTGTGGCCAATCTATTTGATAACCTTATACAGTTGGTAAATATTATCGGTTCTATTTTTTATGGAAATGTACTAGGTATTTTTCTATTGGCATTCTTTTTAAAATTCATTAAAGGAAACGCAGTTTTTATTGCTGCATTGATAACTCAGGTTATCGTAATCCTTGGATGGTATTTAGATTGGATGTCTTATTTGTGGCTCAACGCTTTTGGATGTATCTTGGTCATTTGTTTGGCAATACTCCTACAAAGTTTTGATAGTCTCAGCAAGAAATCTGAATTAAAAACATAA
- a CDS encoding T9SS C-terminal target domain-containing protein encodes MFLFIGTGIYAQTDVVEVSNLEEQIEETSGLIYLDGRLITHNDSGNSAELFEIDPMDGRILRTVTITNAENTDWEDLAQDEDYIYIGDFGNFNGNRRDLRIYRISKTDYISSDDVIAETISFNYEDQSDFANMPNSDWDAEAFFVFENTLIILTKQWESAGTVAYKLPKTSGNYVAERLDSYQVEGLITGATYSDIQQRLVLVGYSRLLLPFFVEITGLSDSAIFSGVVSKTSFNLGIAQVESIAHFENTYFFTSEKYVNSSFQIESPSRLFFLSLNQK; translated from the coding sequence ATGTTTCTTTTCATTGGTACGGGTATTTATGCCCAAACTGATGTTGTTGAGGTTTCCAATTTAGAAGAACAAATTGAAGAAACATCAGGATTGATTTATCTGGATGGAAGATTGATAACACATAACGATTCTGGAAACAGTGCCGAGCTTTTTGAAATCGACCCTATGGACGGCAGAATTTTAAGGACTGTAACTATTACCAATGCTGAAAACACCGATTGGGAGGATCTTGCCCAAGATGAAGATTATATTTATATAGGAGATTTTGGAAATTTTAATGGAAACAGAAGGGATTTACGAATTTATAGAATCTCCAAGACAGACTATATAAGTTCGGATGATGTGATTGCTGAAACAATTTCTTTCAACTATGAAGACCAATCAGATTTTGCAAACATGCCAAATAGTGATTGGGATGCAGAAGCGTTCTTTGTTTTTGAAAATACACTCATCATTTTGACCAAACAGTGGGAAAGTGCAGGAACAGTTGCATACAAATTGCCTAAAACTTCTGGAAACTATGTGGCCGAAAGATTGGATTCTTATCAGGTTGAGGGTTTGATCACAGGCGCAACCTATAGTGACATCCAACAACGTTTGGTCTTGGTAGGTTATTCACGATTGTTGTTGCCTTTTTTTGTAGAGATAACGGGTTTGAGCGATTCTGCTATCTTTTCGGGAGTTGTTTCAAAAACTTCATTCAATCTAGGCATTGCACAGGTAGAATCCATTGCACATTTTGAAAACACCTATTTTTTTACATCTGAAAAATATGTGAATTCTTCATTTCAAATTGAATCTCCGTCACGTCTTTTTTTTTTGAGTTTGAACCAAAAATAA
- a CDS encoding DUF2911 domain-containing protein: MKKLILLLCVVSVSFSMNAQITTPAPSPASKIEQKVGLTDVTVDYSRPSMRGRTIFGNLVPYDKLWRTGANAYTTIEFSTDVTIDGKELKAGKYSIFTKPTASNWEVFFYTDTQGGGTPRDWDESKVAAKTTVQTYPIPMDIETFTISIDDLTNNGANLGMMWEKTYVGIPFTVPTDTTVMKDIESTMAGPSAGDYYTAAVYYLDEDKDISKAKEWMDKAMSMTKEPRFWQLRQQSLIYAKAGDKKAAIETAKKSLTAAEAAGNDDYVKMNKDSLKEWGAL; this comes from the coding sequence ATGAAAAAATTAATTTTATTATTATGTGTTGTATCTGTATCATTCAGCATGAATGCACAGATTACGACTCCTGCACCTAGTCCTGCTTCAAAAATTGAGCAAAAAGTTGGCTTAACTGATGTTACTGTGGATTATTCTAGACCTTCAATGCGTGGAAGAACTATTTTTGGCAATTTGGTTCCTTATGACAAATTATGGCGAACGGGTGCCAATGCGTACACTACGATTGAGTTTAGCACTGATGTGACCATAGATGGAAAAGAGCTAAAAGCGGGAAAATATTCTATTTTTACAAAACCGACCGCATCCAACTGGGAAGTATTCTTTTATACGGATACCCAAGGTGGTGGAACTCCAAGAGATTGGGATGAGAGTAAAGTAGCCGCAAAAACCACAGTTCAAACGTATCCTATACCAATGGATATTGAGACATTCACCATAAGTATTGATGATTTAACGAACAACGGCGCGAATTTAGGAATGATGTGGGAAAAAACATATGTTGGCATTCCTTTCACCGTTCCTACGGATACTACTGTGATGAAAGATATCGAGTCAACAATGGCAGGTCCAAGTGCTGGCGATTACTACACTGCGGCAGTCTATTATTTGGATGAGGACAAGGATATTTCCAAAGCCAAAGAATGGATGGATAAAGCAATGTCCATGACAAAAGAACCTAGATTTTGGCAATTACGTCAGCAGTCATTGATATATGCAAAGGCAGGAGATAAAAAAGCAGCGATAGAAACGGCAAAAAAATCTCTTACTGCAGCAGAGGCGGCCGGTAATGATGATTACGTTAAAATGAATAAAGACTCCTTAAAGGAATGGGGAGCTCTCTAA
- a CDS encoding Maf family nucleotide pyrophosphatase → MIKDNPLKEKLKGHKLILGSGSPRRKKFLEEMGLDFEVKTKSIDEIYPEKLQGKDISNYLAQLKAVPFKRELKDNEIVLTSDTVVWHNEKSLAKASNEIEAFQMLRTLSGDWHEVITSVCFTTKTSQKTVCEKTSVSIMDFTDAEIKYYINNYKPFDKAGAYGIQEWIGMIGISGIRGSYNNVVGLPTHLVYKTLTDMVS, encoded by the coding sequence ATGATTAAGGATAACCCTTTGAAAGAAAAGCTGAAAGGTCATAAGCTGATTCTGGGTTCAGGTTCGCCACGGCGCAAAAAATTCCTTGAAGAAATGGGGTTGGATTTTGAAGTAAAGACCAAGTCCATCGATGAAATCTATCCAGAAAAACTTCAAGGCAAAGATATATCGAATTATTTGGCCCAATTAAAAGCTGTGCCTTTTAAACGGGAACTAAAAGATAATGAAATTGTGCTTACTTCGGATACAGTGGTATGGCATAATGAAAAGTCACTTGCCAAGGCTTCGAATGAGATAGAGGCTTTTCAAATGTTGCGCACACTATCCGGGGATTGGCATGAAGTGATTACATCGGTTTGCTTCACAACCAAGACCAGTCAGAAAACTGTTTGTGAAAAAACTTCAGTAAGTATTATGGATTTTACCGATGCTGAAATAAAATATTACATAAACAACTACAAACCTTTTGATAAAGCGGGAGCCTATGGTATTCAAGAATGGATAGGAATGATAGGTATTTCCGGGATAAGGGGGTCATACAATAATGTAGTTGGCTTGCCCACACACTTAGTTTATAAAACGTTAACGGATATGGTTTCTTAG
- a CDS encoding SRPBCC family protein, with amino-acid sequence MKLYQLHAKQQLPIPKTTAWEFLSDPKNLKVITPEKMGFHILSGADRPMFEGQIIQYSVSPFLGFKTKWVSEITHVKEGEYFVDEQLFGPYALWHHKHFIYEIEGGVEMEDIIDYKIPLGFLGQIAHPLLVKGQLESIFTFREQKLTELFGSIAGSKTDLQFKSF; translated from the coding sequence ATGAAATTATATCAATTGCACGCTAAGCAACAATTACCCATACCCAAGACCACAGCATGGGAATTTCTATCGGACCCAAAAAATCTAAAGGTCATTACACCTGAAAAAATGGGATTCCATATTCTATCTGGAGCAGATAGACCCATGTTTGAAGGACAAATCATTCAATATAGCGTTTCCCCGTTTCTTGGTTTTAAAACAAAGTGGGTATCGGAAATTACTCATGTAAAAGAAGGGGAGTATTTTGTGGACGAACAGTTATTTGGTCCATACGCACTTTGGCACCATAAACATTTTATATATGAAATTGAGGGTGGTGTAGAAATGGAAGACATTATCGACTACAAAATACCGTTGGGCTTTTTGGGACAAATAGCACACCCATTATTGGTAAAAGGTCAGTTGGAGTCAATTTTTACATTTAGAGAGCAAAAATTAACAGAATTATTTGGTTCTATTGCAGGTTCCAAAACAGACTTACAATTTAAATCATTTTAA